In the genome of Bradyrhizobium arachidis, one region contains:
- a CDS encoding (2Fe-2S)-binding protein: MANLTINGKTFTLDVEPDTPLLWAIRENAGLTGTKYGCGIAQCGACTVHMDGVATRSCGISVAEAEGKKITTIEGLASGATLHKVQEAWIAQDVPQCGYCQSGMIMAVAALLNEKPKPTDADIDEAITNICRCGTFQQVREAIHTIASA; this comes from the coding sequence ATGGCAAACCTAACAATCAACGGAAAAACCTTCACGCTCGACGTCGAGCCGGATACCCCGCTGCTCTGGGCGATCCGCGAGAATGCCGGCCTGACCGGCACCAAATACGGTTGCGGCATTGCACAATGCGGCGCCTGCACGGTTCACATGGACGGCGTCGCCACCCGCTCCTGCGGCATTTCGGTCGCCGAGGCCGAGGGCAAGAAGATCACCACGATCGAGGGGCTCGCCTCCGGCGCCACGCTGCACAAGGTGCAGGAGGCCTGGATCGCCCAGGACGTGCCGCAGTGCGGCTATTGCCAAAGCGGCATGATCATGGCCGTGGCGGCGCTGCTGAACGAGAAGCCGAAGCCGACCGACGCAGACATCGACGAGGCCATCACCAATATCTGCCGCTGCGGCACCTTCCAGCAGGTGCGCGAGGCGATCCACACGATCGCAAGCGCGTAA
- a CDS encoding xanthine dehydrogenase family protein molybdopterin-binding subunit, translating into MNKHVSPKMNRRAFVIGTAAVGAGLAIGLDLPFGGPTVVRAADGSPEVNAWVVVRPDDTVVIRIARSEMGQGSLTGLAQLVAEELECDWTKVATEYPTPGQSIARKRVWGDFSTGGSRGIRSSQDYVRKGGATARVMLIEAAANEWKVPASECTVANGVITHTPSGKTTTYGKVAEAAAKLTPPADVKLKDPKDWRLVGKGVKRLDTADKTNGTMIYGIDVKLPGMLNAAIKDCPVFGGKLKSYDEAKVAGMKGVKKVVRVGDTAVAVVADTWWHAKTALEALPIVWDEGENAKVSSESIAKWLAEGLNNDQPAYVGNKNGDAKAAIAGAAKKVEAVYSYPYQNHATMEPMNATALYTADKCEVWCGTQNGEAAFAAVLEASGLPAEKCDVHKVMPGGGFGRRGQTDYVRQAVMVAKQMPGTPIKLLWSREEDMAHGRYHPITQCKMTGAFDANNNLVALHYRLSGQSILFSLRPEALQNGMDPAAFQGVAQSGEAAFGYSVPNLLIEHAMRNPHVPPGFWRGVNVNHNAIYMECFMDELAQAAGQDPLEFRRKLMGNHPKHLAVLNAVAEKIGWTTPAPQGVYRGIAQVMGYGSYVAGAAEISVTDGSKIKVHRIVASTDPGYVVNPAQVERQIAGSFVYGLSALFYGGCTVKDGKIEQTNFDTYNSMRINEMPKVESVMVPSGGFWGGVGEPTIGVAAPAVLNAYFAATGKRVRSFPLRDQNITFA; encoded by the coding sequence ATGAACAAGCACGTCTCTCCCAAGATGAACCGCCGTGCCTTCGTCATCGGCACCGCCGCTGTCGGCGCCGGCCTCGCAATCGGCCTCGATCTCCCGTTCGGCGGCCCCACTGTGGTCCGCGCGGCCGATGGCTCGCCGGAGGTCAACGCCTGGGTCGTGGTCCGGCCCGACGACACCGTCGTGATCCGCATCGCCCGCTCCGAGATGGGCCAGGGCTCGCTGACCGGCCTTGCCCAGCTCGTCGCCGAGGAGCTCGAATGCGACTGGACCAAGGTCGCCACCGAATATCCGACGCCTGGCCAGAGCATCGCCCGCAAGCGCGTCTGGGGCGATTTCTCGACCGGCGGCAGCCGGGGCATCCGCTCCTCGCAGGACTATGTCCGCAAGGGCGGCGCCACCGCGCGCGTAATGCTGATCGAGGCCGCCGCCAATGAGTGGAAAGTGCCGGCCTCCGAATGCACGGTCGCCAACGGCGTCATCACCCATACGCCATCAGGCAAGACCACGACCTACGGCAAGGTCGCCGAAGCCGCCGCGAAGCTGACGCCGCCCGCCGACGTCAAGCTGAAGGATCCGAAGGACTGGAGGCTGGTCGGCAAGGGCGTGAAGCGGCTCGACACCGCCGACAAGACCAATGGCACCATGATCTACGGCATCGACGTCAAGCTACCGGGCATGCTGAACGCCGCGATCAAGGACTGTCCGGTGTTCGGCGGCAAGCTGAAGAGCTACGACGAGGCCAAGGTCGCCGGCATGAAAGGCGTCAAGAAGGTCGTCAGGGTCGGCGATACCGCAGTGGCGGTCGTGGCCGACACCTGGTGGCACGCCAAGACTGCGCTGGAAGCGCTGCCGATCGTCTGGGACGAAGGCGAGAATGCCAAAGTGTCCAGCGAGTCCATCGCAAAGTGGCTGGCCGAAGGCCTGAACAACGATCAGCCAGCCTATGTCGGCAACAAGAACGGCGACGCGAAAGCCGCGATCGCCGGCGCGGCCAAGAAGGTCGAGGCCGTCTACTCCTATCCCTACCAGAACCACGCCACCATGGAGCCGATGAACGCCACCGCGCTCTACACGGCGGACAAGTGCGAGGTCTGGTGCGGCACCCAGAACGGCGAAGCCGCCTTTGCGGCCGTGCTGGAGGCCTCCGGCCTGCCGGCGGAGAAGTGCGACGTGCACAAGGTGATGCCGGGCGGCGGCTTCGGCCGGCGCGGCCAGACCGACTATGTCCGCCAGGCGGTCATGGTCGCCAAGCAGATGCCGGGCACGCCGATCAAGCTTTTGTGGTCGCGCGAAGAGGACATGGCGCACGGCCGGTATCACCCGATCACCCAGTGCAAGATGACCGGCGCGTTCGATGCCAACAACAATCTGGTCGCGCTGCACTACCGCCTGTCCGGCCAGTCGATCCTGTTCTCGCTGCGCCCTGAAGCGCTGCAGAACGGCATGGACCCGGCCGCATTCCAGGGCGTCGCCCAGTCCGGCGAGGCCGCGTTCGGCTATTCGGTGCCGAACCTCTTGATCGAGCATGCGATGCGCAACCCGCACGTTCCGCCCGGCTTCTGGCGCGGCGTCAACGTCAATCACAATGCGATCTACATGGAATGCTTCATGGACGAGCTGGCCCAGGCCGCAGGCCAGGACCCGCTCGAATTCCGCCGCAAGCTGATGGGCAATCATCCCAAGCATCTGGCGGTGCTCAATGCCGTCGCCGAGAAGATCGGCTGGACCACGCCGGCGCCGCAAGGCGTCTATCGCGGCATCGCGCAGGTGATGGGCTATGGCAGCTATGTCGCCGGCGCCGCCGAGATCTCGGTGACCGACGGCAGCAAGATCAAGGTGCATCGCATCGTCGCCTCCACCGATCCCGGCTACGTCGTCAATCCGGCGCAGGTGGAGCGGCAGATCGCGGGCTCCTTCGTCTATGGCCTCTCCGCGCTGTTCTACGGCGGCTGCACCGTCAAGGACGGCAAGATCGAGCAAACCAACTTCGACACCTACAATTCGATGCGCATCAACGAGATGCCGAAGGTGGAATCGGTGATGGTGCCGAGCGGCGGGTTCTGGGGTGGCGTCGGCGAGCCGACCATCGGCGTTGCGGCACCCGCAGTGCTCAACGCCTATTTCGCCGCGACGGGCAAGCGGGTCCGCTCGTTCCCGCTGCGCGACCAGAACATCACCTTCGCTTAA